The genomic window ATTTGGTTTGTCTTTGGGTTTATTTGTTCATGGTTTAAGGGTTTAAATATCTTTTATATAGAAGTGTATTTGGTTCTTATTTTAGTGTATTTCTTTTGAATTGAGGtgcaattatttttttaatttaattctttttctgtaaTTCTCCAACACTCCACAATTTCATCAACCTGCTGAAAACACACCAACAGAGCCAATAGCTCCTTCTAAAAtgtaaattctacacaatatagcTCTCTTTCAATATTTTTGTCTATTCTTATACTATGTTATATGTTACAATGCAGTTATCCACCCCCTCAATTCACTACAGCATTAAGGgaaatttactaaaataaaacATTTGGCCTCTAAATTTAACAGAATATAACTTTTGCATAATGGATACCAAAATAAAACTTTCCCATAAACCTTGTAAACCGCAACAGGAGACCCACAGTTTACAAATGAACGTAAACCGCTACAGGGATCTCGCGGTTTACGTTGGAAGAGCAAATGAACAGAATCCGCGGTAGGGGTGTCGCGGTTTCTGTGTGAATGGTGAATGGGCAGAAACCGCTACAGGGGTCCAGCGATTTATGCTTTGGCATAAATACGCGTTAGGGTGTCACGGATTATTCAGTTTGAGTCACTTTCATAtcttagagagagaaagagacgttttctagagagagggagagaggaaaGTGTGGGTTTCTTGATTTTGTTGGGGGCGAGACTATGGCGGACGAACGCAGTCTTTACGGGCTCAACAGTGTTGTGCACGTTGCCGGCAGCAGAAACAAAGATGttagttttttttagttattatatttcatataatattttgtGTAGTATCCGGCTGCGGTAGTTAGGATAAGAAAAAGGCCCACGACTCTGCATTCTCCCCCTCCACAAGCGCAAATGCAACGGGCAAGATATTCGAGTTTCCATCTTGCACAATAGCCAAAAGCAAAGTCCTGCCATACTTCCCATACAGATGAGTACCGTCAATGCTTACTAGTGGCTTGCAATGCCTAAATGCCTCAATGCATAGAGGGAATGTCCAGAAAAAATGGTGAAAGTACTCCGTAGACTCATTAACCTGATCACCTACACTCACTGGAGAAGTCTTCAACAATGCAACGGTTCCCTCCATCGTTGCTTGCACCCCAAGGATCCAACGAGAGGCAACTCGGCATACGACTCTTTCCAATCCCCGTAGATCTGCAACTGCCTTCTGTTTTGCCATCCACACCTTCCTATAACTAGGCCTGAATCCATAGGTTGACTCAGTAGCTTCTTACAACACCTTCATCGTAACCGCAGCATCCGCCCTAACCAATGGAAAGATCCTCACACAAATTTTGCGTGGTGATCGAGCTGTCGGTGGTCTCTTGAAATCGACGTGGCCAAGTAAGTGTGAGGTCCGTTGTACTTTCTAACTTTCCAATGACCCTTGTGCTACCGACGTGTGATGCCAATCATCCACGTGCAGCCGTTACCAAACTCCTTGCATCTCTCATGATACTTCAGATGATCTGACTCCATCACCCGATACTGAACTCCACGACGGATGCTATAATCCTTAACACTTAACACAGCTTCTTCCTTAGTCTGGAAAGATTGGCTAATCTGAAATTTTCCAGAAGGATTTCCTTCGTGTAATCCTTGGCCTTCGAAGGTGGGATCTATGTCCGGCTACTGGCCCACTGCTTCCAAGTTCAATGCGGAGAAATGTGGCGGTTGTTGGTGCGACCCAAAGCTGGATGGCCCCTGACGTGCTGGTGCCCCCTCCCCCCGGAGTATCCTCCTCACTATCCTCCAATATGTGATCGGGCTCATTGTCCGAATCATCTTCCGGCATCACCTTTTCAACATGATCTGGCTCACCATCACCAAAAAGACCAGTAATCAAACTAAGGGACCTAGCTGTCGGTGGTGGAACAGATGGAGGTGCAGCCAACAGACAACAAGGTGCAACGACAGGAATCAAAGTAGAAGTACCCCCACCGTCATCGACTGAGGATTTGGCGCTGAAGCCCCAGAACTGTCAACACCATCTTCCAACTTGGCATACAACTCGTGTATTCTCACCTCCGGAAATCTGCATGTCTTCGTCCAACCCTATCACAAATATTTCGTATTGTACACCACTTGACACAATCACAATCGGAATCTTGTAGAACACCTTCTTTACCCACTTGGCCCCACACAACCCTGCCTTTTGTAATATACTCATCTTTAGATCTGACAAAGTATTTGTCGATCGGATAAAAACGCTCAATGGTTctttatccttgaacttaacaCCAtgccttttactttttttttttattttactagaatAGTGGACTAGAACaaaaaaactctcctcactatccATTTGTGAAGGTGTGAAAATGACTCTCTACAAATGCACCATTCCCTCTTGTggggtatatatatataggcgAATTTGCCAAAGCATAAACCACTGGACCACTGTAGCGGTTTATGCCCATTCACCATTCACACAGAAACCGTGACACCCTACCGCGAATTCTATTCATTTGCGCTTCCAACGTAAACCGCGAGATCCTTGTAGCGGTTTACGTTCAATTATAAACTGTGGGTCCCTTCTTGCGGTTTACATACTTTATGAAAAAATTGTATTTTGGTATCCATTATGTAAAAGTTGTATTCTAGTAAATTTAAAggcaaaatattttattttggtaaATTATCCCAGCATTAATAATGATTACTAAGATAGCATCATTTGTAAAGCATGAATTTCTTGCGTCATCGTTCAGCCTTGGTTTTCTGAATTGAGCAGGAAGATACACTGACTCAAGAGGGTCAACCACAGTTGagacaagaaaaaaaataatagtaagTTATGTCAAATATTTTCAAGCAGATGGTTAAGTGTTGGTTTAAATTGAGTTATTTGagcaaaaaaaaagtattttttaaaaataaagtatttttattaaattttaaatatatttagatatattttaaaaaatatttttatttgaaataaacgtATTTATGTTATCTATTtttattcaaataatttaaaactataaaattttaaattttaaattttaataataaaaattataataaagtCGGGTTgttctagtggttagctcactagtccacTTAATCAAATGTCACGGATTAATCTTTATCGATATACTTTTAAGTGGAACTCAGATTCATAACGAATTAATTATTGGCCTGACTTCTTAAGTTAAGAGAAAccgtgaaaaataaaataaaatattgataacattatttgttatttttttatatttttctatgttATCTTCTTGTCggctattctaaatttttaatctATACTTTTGTCTCAATTATTGTTCATAATGGCTCCAACTTTCCAGAGAAATAATTGTTAACGGAGAAACAACTATGCATGGAACTAGATGACGAATCCGAATTAGATAATGGCGAGGCAGCGATCTGTTTTTTTGGTCCCCATGACGTACatgaattatgatttatgagTTAGAAACTAGAATACCTAGTGCCACGCACAAGTAGTttgaaaataaatataagaaGATTTGTATTACATATATAGATGTTTTTTACCGTAAAATTAATTGTCTAACACACATATAAATGCGTAGGCTTAGGAGTTAGGATGCagatataataactaattttaataattaattttaatatacacataATATGATTATTCATCTTAGTCACCAAAATGTGTAACCATTGAACATGGTACCAAAAAAATCGGTTtcttttgttatatatttttaaatatttccaAAATTACTCGGACTACTAATCTATTTGTAATAATTATATGGCGGGTGCTATGATGACTATTATGttgattataaatttataatagcTATAcaattttgacaatatttaagatgatttttttctatttcaaaatattttttaatgtaaCGAAACAAAAGTAAAAGGTAAATATTTTTATGCGTTACTAAATTTTTATCGGAAACTTTTAATGATCTATTGTAGTATTACTAAAGTTGTATCTAATCCAAAATGCCATCCAGATACCTTCACAATCGTCCATTTTATCTTAGCTTTCCGGACCGGTTCCCACCTTACAGGTAATGCCATGTGAATTGATCGACACTGTCGTACAACGACCATATTAAATTAGTACTGCTATACATAATAAATGATGAGAAAACAACattgattgttttttttttcttttttttcgacaAAAGAAGAATTAAATCTAAGATTTAACTAATTTTGTGCCTTAAAgtacattttaaaaatataataatagaatAATTTTAATGTTTTCCCGACAAAAGAAGGATTAAATCTAATAGTAATAGATAAGAAAGTTACACTTACAAAGATGAAACAATTAATGGGCATCCTCAAGTGAGGGCTCATTAAAACtacctccagaaaatccaattattGATGATATTATTAGAGGTTTACACGAGTTAAATTAATTCGGGTTTAAGAGAGAATGAAAACTAACATGATAAAATTTGATCGGTTTGAAtaaattgtttaattttaatttcagcaTCTTCTCTACCTTTTTTTAACTTAATTAATTTAGCTGTCAAAAATACttgtatatataatattattattgttatacaGATTTTTAGCAAAATATGAGTTGGTTcaatttttaatgaatttaggAGCGAAACCTACTTATTTTTAAGGATTTCAGTTTTTAATTGTGCATCAAACATTTTTGTTGGActaatgataaaaacaaaagaatgTAGAAACTAAAGATAAAAGCTACAAAGTTTGGAATAAAAAAGATACAAGAGAAACAAAGTAAATAGCAAAGTTGAAAGAAAGTAATAAATCGCCTTTGGCATGATCAAAGGACTTTAAAATTCAAATACATGGaaatcaaagaaagaaagaaaaagacgtTGAAGAGAAAATAAATTGCTGGAAAGAAAATTTGCAAAAGGAATTGAAATGAAAGTGAAGACTATGGAAGGAACTCTACAGAAAAATGAACTCTAAGCAAGATCAGAAAGTTTCTGGAGATGTGATATTGCAATAGCTTTTTCTGAAAATGAATTATAACCTCTATTCCTTCTAAGCTGTGTCTATTTATAGCCATTTTCAACCAATCAAAATTCTTTCACGTGCTCCACATACAAGAAAACCAAACATAACTGTTTCTACCATAACGATAGTGTGATAACCGTCTTCAACTGCCTTAATTAGTAGCCTCCCCATTGCTTCAATCACAGATCCTCATTTTCGATATGCATCTTTGATCAACCTAATTTGCTCATCGATGATTTTCCTTCGATCACCTTGAGCACCTTCTCGACATAGTCCAGACAAATGTCTTCGATTTGTTCATTATTATTTTTAGCCAATAAATTACCCCCTTGAATCAACGATTCCTTTCTTAAAACAAAGAATGTGTCGATTCAATAGAACTTTCCTTCTCTTTTATTTAAAACATAAAGAgaataaaatttaaacacaaaatgTTTAGGATCCCCAATTGATACCAAATTTTGGAAACCACTTCATTTCGTCACACCCATTAAATGCGTGTCCCATCATGCACACTTTTTCATTAATTTCGGACGTTGATCCTTTTCAATTCCAAATTATAAATACCACTCCACTAGCTTTTAACACTTTTTCAGAAAATTCCCCGTTGCGTATCTTCTCCTTCCTAGTGCCATATCCTTTCATCTTTCTTGTTCAACATccgaaaaaaaaaacactttCTCTATAAAGTTCCTTACTACTCGTGATATTCAAACCCATCTACTCTCTTTCCTCAAGGTATTTTCATATACTTACCATTAACGTTTGAGCTATCAATTACATATATTTATTTCTATAAAGGAGTATTTTTCATTTCACTTATCTCGCCGCTGCTTATTTTCTAGAATCACTATAGCTACAAGTAGCAATCTTTCTCCTTCCACAAAAGGGAAAAAAACCATGGAGGAAAACCCATGCAATTGAAGATTCTGTTGATGCCGTCAATGCACAaaaaattcttttctcttttggtgTTAAGGACTAAATGCATTGGTTCGTGAGCCCTTTACTTCCCCCTCTGAGATTGATCAAgtcctttcttttttttccttctctcCTTAGCCAAGAACTGTTAATAAAAAAGGACATTTATATGGCTCCCTTTGATGATCATACAAAACCATTTCGAAATAACTCCAAAATTTCTTCGAAAAATATTAACTATATGGCCTGGTTCAAAAGGATTGAACTAGAAAATAATGATTTTTGGACCTGATGTGACATATATGACCTCCTTCGCCTGTCTTAGTACCAACTCACTACTTATCATTGGATGATCGGAGCTACGTTATACTTTTGGAGTCAGTCGACTAATAACCTTCATTTGCCATGCGGTATGGTTTGCTCTACCCTTTTCGATGTAGCCATTATCACAGGGCTAACTCCTTCGGAGATCGATATTTCCCCTAACATGGAACCAACAAAGAAGTACAAAATCAACTGGTAAAGCTCTTCTTACgtgaaatttataaaaaataacatgGGTCAAGGTAAAGACCCCATTTATGATTATGAGCACGTAGTCTTTTTATGTTTTTGGTTGAATAATGTTGTAGTTTTTTGTTCTCGAAGTGTCACCATGTAAGGATTCTATCAATCTTTTGCTGAACTGATCCACAAGAGTTGATCGACCTTATGTCTTTCTAAACTACTCTTAGGTAACCTGTATGATGAGCTTGGTCACATGGTAACAAGACTCGAAAATCGATCTCCTCTCAATGCAGGGGGGACCACTCTGGCTCCTTCAATTGTGGGTGAATGCAGTTTTTGAGAAGTTTATGGAAGTTGATGGCGTCCTTATTTCAGCTAAACAAATCATTAAAGGCATCCACCTTACATCTTTGAAACCAACTTTTCCTGGTCCCAAAATTAGAGATCTTTTTTGGGGAGTCTTTACCAGATTTTACCATGCAAAAATCTTTCAGAACGGGAAGCTTAACTTTGCATCTTTTTCCGATAAAAAATGTGGTCCTACTTAATTTCGAGCACCAAGAATTTCAAAGGACAATAATGAGAAGGTGTAATGTTCAAATGACAGAAACTGGAGCAATTATATTGCCATCCAAGTTTCCATTACTGGCATTCCTATGTACAAAAAGGACCAATATTGAGTCACTTTACATGCTCTTCATTTTGTGGCTcgacaaataaaattttcttaagCCTTTCCAGCTCCATTCGGTTCAAAATTATCAAGTCAACTGGGCCAAAAAATCTACAGCTCCATGTCACTTATAACTCGAGAACTAAAGCACAACAAAGGTCATCGATCTGAGTACGAAGCAATTGAATTTGTCCCGAGTCGATATGTGACCAAATCTTTTCTTGTTTGGTGGAAAAAATATTATTCTCAATACAATCGCAGCCTTGAAGAGATTCTTGAAGGTATGTTGATTTGCTCAAGCATGGGTGAAAAGTCTGCCATCATTGCTGTCTCGAAGAGGAAAGCAAAATCCTCGAAAGCtccaagaaaaaaattgaaagctTCGAAAACTTCTTATGCAGCATCAAATTTGGTAGAGGTATCAAAACAAACTATTTCTATTACTTTCTTACTTATATTTGCAATTAAGGTTATCTAAAAAACTTTTCATTTTCTTAGGCTAAATAACAACACATCAGCAAGTCTGTCGAAACCCCTTTAGAAAATTCAAATACCAAAACTTCTCCATCGAACACTAGAGGTTTCGAAGCTGACTCTGAAGATATCTCTTCCAGTTCTCACAACATTGCAGATTTTGAAGCTACCAAGATATTTGCGCTTTCTTTTTTCATATATgtataaaaagaaaaaactacAACCTCTTTATCGAAAAGTTTGTATGCAGGAAATGACTCCTTCTCCCAGGAGAACTAGTACCAGCGTCCCACCATTCATCAATTATCTTTTACATCTTCCAGAACTAACTCGATCCCACCAATCAATACTGAGCCAAAGAAGACAAAAGATGTTTAGACAGATTTGTTACAAACTGGAGTTGTCATCGAAGCTCCATCGACCACACATGATGTCATCGTGGATACTCCTTCTGACAGGGTCAAACTCATACCCTTTGCACAAGACCCAATTCCCCACATGCTTCAAACTGGAGGTGCAGAAGTCAATAATCAAAGGGAAGAAACTATCAATCTCAGTCAGGGTGATGACGTGTTGAGTGAGCTTTTTGGAGTCATCTCGAAGATCTCCAAAGACAAAGAAACCAAGCTATCGAGTTCTGAGAACAAATTAGTTCATTTAGATTAGAATCTACAAGTTCCTAACCCTCTTGAAGGCACACATGATCCAAATGTGACAAAAAATTCCATTGATCCTAATATTCTTGATCTCCTTCAAAAACTAAAACTTTTGCTTGCCAATCCTGTTGATGCATGGTTCTCACAAGATGGTCTTGATGCTGCACTTAACTAGATTTTGAGTCCAATATTTTCCTTCAAGATCCTTCTGATCATATCAAATCACTTGCATTTTTTATCAATCACATAAAAAAACTTTTCTCGTGTCAGAACGAGCTTGAGTTCCatcaaaaggaaatgaaagaGGTTAAAGATCGAAGTGACAAGGTTGAGATTTCCTTAGCTGATAGACAAAAGAAAGTCTTAGATTATGAAACCCATCTAACCGAGACTTTTACCGAATTGAACCAATGATTAATAGGGCAAATGAATTCGAAAAGAAACTTGCTAAAATCAGGCAGAATAATACCCTTCTCTAAAAATTTCTCAAGAAGCCCCAAAGTATAAAATAATTGCTGGACAAAAAAAGTCCTTTCTCCAAAATATAAGATTGATCGTATCTATTTATAAGTCCCATAAATTTTGGCCTTTAAAATTACATAACTTTTTAAATCAAAGTCTTATATTCTTacttataaataataattatcaTGATTATTAGATTGTGTTCTAACTCTAagtttaatatatataaaataaaaaattatttgaattttttatttacatgaattctttatctttttttaaaaaaacttttttatatgTACAANNNNNNNNNNNNNNNNNNNNNNNNNNNNNNNNNNNNNNNNNNNNNNNNNNNNNNNNNNNNNNNNNNNNNNNNNNNNNNNNNNNNNNNNNNNNNNNNNNNNNNNNNNNNNNNNNNNNNNNNNNNNNNNNNNNNNNNNNNNNNNNNNNNNNNNNNNNNNNNNNNNNNNNNNNNNNNNNNNNNNNNNNNNNNNNNNNNNNNNNNNATAAATAccaaaaaaatatacaaacttgTGTTATGTAAATTAAatatattcataaaaaatatttaaaagcaTTTTAgacataaatatttaaaaatagtcCTTTCTTTTTTCATTACACGGGTACATAACCctaagaataataaataataattaattatgctACAATCCAAATCTTTTTAACAACCAAATTTAATCAAGTTAGTTCAAATCCAACAAAAATTAGTTTCATTAGTGAGAGCGTATAAATACGCTCCAACTCTCAGTAACGGCATCACgcgtttctttttcttctttggattctttcttcttctttgcgctcttcctcctttttcttcgcaTTCTGCATGCaattgctgcatttttttcttttcctctttctcttcctagtaattttgtaatattatatatttatttttttctttatttgattttttttccttatgatgatgatgaggaggaggaggaggaggagaaggatgatgatgatgctaCATAAAGATACCAAACTCAAGCCTATAACAAGAATTACATTGaatctaaataaaaataataccGAAATTTTAAAATGgtgacccaaaaaaaaaactgAACTCAAAACAAGTACAAAAACATGAATCACATTGAATCTAACTCATGATAACACCAAAATTTGAAAACGATGACACCAGAAAACTCATCAACATGGTTTAAATCATATAAGAAATACTACAACTACATAGATATTCCAAATCCAAGCCTATGACAAAAATCACACTAAATTTAGATCAAAATAATATCGAAA from Arachis ipaensis cultivar K30076 chromosome B09, Araip1.1, whole genome shotgun sequence includes these protein-coding regions:
- the LOC107616425 gene encoding uncharacterized protein LOC107616425, which produces MSILQKAGLCGAKWVKKVFYKIPIVIVSSGVQYEIFVIGLDEDMQISGVDDGGGTSTLIPVVAPCCLLAAPPSVPPPTARSLSLITGLFGDGEPDHVEKVMPEDDSDNEPDHILEDSEEDTPGGGGTSTSGAIQLWVAPTTATFLRIELGSSGPTKEEAVLSVKDYSIRRGVQYRVMESDHLKYHERCKEFGNGCTWMIGITRRPSYRKVWMAKQKAVADLRGLERVVCRVASRWILGVQATMEGTVALLKTSPVSVGDQVNESTEYFHHFFWTFPLCIEAFRHCKPLVSIDGTHLYGKYGRTLLLAIVQDGNSNILPVAFALVEGENAESWAFFLS